A stretch of the Pyxidicoccus trucidator genome encodes the following:
- a CDS encoding oxidoreductase: MSIRVALLGHGFAGRTFHAPLIRAVEGLELRVVASSQRENVLARLPEVSVVASALEAATHPEVDLVVIATPNASHAPLAEAALRAGKQVVVDKPFTVTLAEARSLCALARERGRVLSVFHNRRWDSDFLALRAVLAEGVLGRVTHVESRFDRFRPEVRQRWREQVLPGAGVWFDLGPHLVDQALQLFGLPDSVMGALARHRDGAQVDDWCQVTLVYPERKVVLQASMLVAGGMPRFAVHGTRGSWLKYGMDAQEDRLRADEAPGAPGWGVDPSPGRLVDGATGVERSSVSPPGDYRQYYRALRDAVEGRGANPVTPAQALAVVAVMEAAVRASESGCAQRPDLTEEERASFAADSVRLE; this comes from the coding sequence ATGAGTATCCGGGTCGCACTGCTGGGTCATGGCTTCGCGGGGCGGACGTTCCATGCTCCGCTGATTCGCGCCGTGGAGGGGCTGGAGCTGCGCGTCGTGGCGTCAAGTCAGCGTGAGAATGTGCTGGCTCGACTGCCGGAGGTGTCGGTGGTGGCCTCCGCGCTGGAGGCCGCCACGCATCCGGAGGTGGACCTCGTCGTCATCGCCACGCCCAATGCGAGCCATGCTCCGCTTGCCGAGGCCGCGCTCCGGGCCGGGAAGCAGGTCGTGGTCGACAAGCCGTTCACCGTCACACTGGCAGAGGCTCGCTCGCTGTGTGCGCTGGCTCGGGAGCGGGGGCGGGTGCTCTCCGTGTTTCACAACCGGCGGTGGGACAGTGACTTCCTCGCGCTTCGGGCAGTGCTTGCCGAGGGCGTCCTGGGGCGGGTGACGCATGTGGAGTCGCGGTTCGACCGCTTCCGTCCGGAGGTTCGCCAGCGCTGGCGCGAGCAGGTGCTTCCGGGCGCTGGCGTCTGGTTCGACCTGGGGCCGCACCTGGTCGACCAGGCGCTGCAGCTCTTTGGGCTGCCGGACTCCGTGATGGGGGCCCTGGCGCGGCACCGCGATGGGGCTCAGGTGGATGACTGGTGCCAGGTCACCCTCGTGTACCCGGAGCGGAAGGTCGTGCTTCAGGCTTCCATGCTCGTGGCGGGCGGCATGCCCCGGTTCGCGGTGCATGGCACCCGGGGCTCCTGGCTCAAGTATGGGATGGATGCCCAGGAGGACCGGTTGCGCGCGGATGAGGCTCCCGGCGCTCCGGGGTGGGGCGTGGACCCATCACCAGGGCGGTTGGTGGACGGTGCGACGGGGGTGGAGCGTTCCTCGGTCTCGCCCCCTGGCGACTATCGCCAGTACTACCGTGCGCTTCGGGATGCGGTGGAGGGGAGGGGGGCGAACCCCGTGACTCCCGCGCAAGCGCTGGCCGTGGTCGCGGTGATGGAGGCCGCGGTCCGGGCCTCCGAGTCTGGTTGTGCGCAGCGGCCGGACCTTACCGAGGAGGAGCGGGCCTCGTTCGCGGCCGACTCCGTCCGCTTGGAGTGA
- a CDS encoding YecA family protein: MSSKKPGRNDPCPCGSGLKYKACHAAEDRAKAAPPPPAAHPLAEDLKAAMEVLGDSDTSRLSGCLVRLGALLAEWGPAPGLRFDAKAFADHVGPELALLSEKEGQDAASARRELLVGTVRKLGTPAFLEQLGTALIARASEPGRSASDRQALCVGVLFASASKRLGRARPEDIPVLDVVFDVQFREWSAKHAELVKKYEALAGGFAEETLPPEAREALQQARDGDVDALLRYVQSDPGIAERIAREAKERAARVEARLREPSSPPVFAPEEELWLTCVLWEPMQALKSLPQDAGPETRREAVTTLMRAVKGALDPDFLSGLLGRLREKAKEASADEAARAAFMDTAIAFEAEPARMTLAALLTSRQEAVGRSAEEMVMLADLKALTTWTPESFEPYRELLNSMGMPAAAARIQRCQEWLREHPVTLRTETV, translated from the coding sequence TTGAGCTCGAAGAAGCCCGGCCGCAATGACCCGTGCCCCTGTGGGAGCGGCCTGAAATACAAGGCCTGCCACGCCGCCGAGGACCGGGCGAAGGCCGCGCCGCCGCCCCCCGCCGCACACCCCCTCGCCGAGGACCTCAAGGCCGCCATGGAGGTGCTCGGGGACTCCGACACCTCCCGCCTGTCCGGCTGCCTCGTGCGCCTGGGCGCGCTGCTCGCCGAGTGGGGCCCCGCTCCCGGCCTGCGCTTCGACGCCAAGGCCTTCGCCGACCACGTCGGCCCCGAGTTGGCCCTGCTGTCCGAGAAGGAAGGCCAGGACGCCGCCAGCGCCCGACGCGAGCTGCTCGTGGGCACCGTGCGCAAGCTCGGGACTCCCGCGTTCCTGGAGCAGCTCGGCACCGCCCTCATTGCCCGCGCCTCCGAGCCCGGTCGCTCCGCCAGCGACAGGCAGGCACTGTGCGTCGGCGTCCTGTTCGCCTCCGCGTCCAAGCGGCTCGGCCGCGCCCGCCCGGAGGACATCCCCGTGCTCGACGTCGTCTTCGACGTCCAGTTCCGCGAGTGGAGCGCCAAGCACGCCGAGCTGGTGAAGAAGTACGAGGCTCTCGCCGGCGGCTTCGCAGAGGAGACCCTCCCTCCCGAGGCTCGCGAGGCCCTTCAGCAGGCTCGCGACGGCGATGTGGACGCGCTGCTGCGGTACGTGCAGTCGGACCCCGGCATCGCCGAGCGCATCGCCCGCGAGGCCAAGGAGCGCGCCGCCCGCGTCGAGGCCCGCTTGCGAGAGCCCTCGTCGCCTCCCGTCTTCGCCCCGGAGGAGGAGCTGTGGCTCACCTGTGTCCTCTGGGAGCCGATGCAGGCGCTGAAGTCCCTCCCGCAGGACGCGGGGCCGGAGACACGGCGCGAAGCGGTGACCACGCTGATGCGCGCGGTGAAGGGTGCCCTCGACCCGGACTTCCTCTCGGGCCTGCTGGGACGCCTGCGCGAGAAGGCCAAGGAGGCTTCCGCCGATGAGGCCGCTCGCGCCGCCTTCATGGATACCGCCATCGCCTTCGAGGCCGAGCCTGCTCGCATGACGCTCGCCGCGCTGCTCACCTCACGGCAGGAGGCCGTGGGCCGCTCGGCCGAGGAGATGGTCATGCTCGCCGACCTCAAGGCCCTCACCACCTGGACTCCGGAGAGCTTCGAGCCCTACCGCGAGCTGCTCAACAGCATGGGCATGCCCGCTGCCGCCGCTCGCATCCAGCGCTGCCAGGAGTGGCTGCGCGAGCACCCCGTGACGCTGCGGACCGAGACCGTCTGA